Proteins found in one Lathamus discolor isolate bLatDis1 chromosome 7, bLatDis1.hap1, whole genome shotgun sequence genomic segment:
- the LOC136018552 gene encoding PHD finger protein 7-like: MEQACMLCHRSDADPDICGPIADYQGICAHLFCLLFANDVHPEWSEQGQSVQFLPAYIRHTVEQAAQRVCFVCGESGATITCQETGCDRRFHLPCAMEGRCITHYIPPHRSYCWEHCPQQQEEVAPENTTCIICLSPVEGRTTYGTMMCPVCKRAWFHRACIQRQALSAGIFSLQCPLCRNRNIFLLEMLFMGIRIPVRQASWETNSAYAELYQRHSSCSARECLCPGGREEAEAEGAQSQLRACWSQLQHPSSIGADRGCSSTGAHQTEH, translated from the exons atggagcagg catgcatGCTGTGTCACCGGTCAGATGCAGACCCGGACATCTGCGGGCCGATAGCGGACTATCAAGGGATCTGTGCCCATTTGttttgcctg ctttttgccAATGACGTTCATCCAGAATGGAGTGAACAGGGACAATCTGTGCAATTTCTCCCTGCGTATATTCGACACACAGTCGAGCAGGCAGCCCAGAGG GTGTGCTTCGTGTGTGGTGAGAGCGGGGCCACCATCACCTGCCAGGAGACGGGCTGCGAccgcaggttccatctcccGTGTGCCATGGAGGGTAGATGCATCACCCATTATATCCCACCGCACAG GTCCTATTGCTGGGAgcactgcccacagcagcaagaggaggTGGCTCCAGAGAACACCACCTGCATCATCTGCCTGAgccctgttgaaggcagaacaACCTATGGGACCATGATGTGCCCAGTGTGCAAACGCGCCTGGTTCCACAGGGCCTGCATCCAG AGACAGGCTCTTTCCGCCGGCATCTTTTCCTTACAGTGCCCTCTGTGTAGAAACAGGAATATATTTCTCCTGGAAATGTTATTCATGGGGATCCGAATCCCCGTAAG ACAAGCGTCATGGGAGACCAACAGTGCATACGCGGAACTGTACcagaggcacagcagctgcagtgccagggagtgcctttgtccaggaggcagggaggaggcagaggcagaggg GGCCCAGAGCCAGCTCAGAGCTTGCTGgtcccagctgcagcatcccagcagcatcggggcagacCGTGggtgctccagcacaggagcccaTCAGACCGAGCACTAG